The proteins below come from a single Cylindrospermopsis raciborskii Cr2010 genomic window:
- a CDS encoding HetP family heterocyst commitment protein has product MIPENFEQKQESEKIDITFQHIQIQQIIHAIIAGKYAWACILFIYFSGRDPLHYIPQEIYTKLVRDNFPPVSTNRELTTDKKLSS; this is encoded by the coding sequence ATGATTCCAGAGAATTTTGAACAAAAGCAAGAGTCAGAAAAGATAGATATAACATTCCAGCATATACAAATTCAGCAAATTATTCATGCCATTATTGCAGGCAAATATGCTTGGGCCTGTATTTTATTTATTTACTTTTCAGGAAGGGATCCCCTCCACTATATACCTCAAGAAATTTACACTAAGTTAGTGAGAGATAATTTTCCACCAGTATCAACTAATCGGGAGTTGACAACTGACAAAAAATTGAGTAGTTAG
- a CDS encoding DUF29 domain-containing protein, with amino-acid sequence MTSLYEKDFCQWVEQTTHCPVNGDFAAIDVEHLVEELKDLGNSIKHSLESNLTILLAHLLKLMVQSDAPPSMKNNWYNSVKELQNSYTRILENYY; translated from the coding sequence ATGACAAGTCTTTATGAAAAAGATTTCTGCCAATGGGTTGAGCAGACTACCCATTGTCCCGTTAATGGTGATTTTGCAGCAATTGATGTTGAGCATTTAGTTGAGGAATTAAAGGATCTGGGTAACTCCATTAAGCACTCTTTAGAGAGTAACTTAACTATCTTGCTAGCCCATCTACTAAAGCTGATGGTTCAGTCTGATGCACCCCCTAGTATGAAGAACAATTGGTATAATTCCGTCAAAGAGTTGCAAAACTCCTACACAAGAATCCTTGAGAATTATTATTGA
- a CDS encoding M16 family metallopeptidase has translation MTHWIFTCMRRFLVITLAFFLFCGNFPIQTAIALQGNQSSIKPYLDRVVKQLTEFTLDNGLKFIVLERHQAPVVSFLTYANVGGIDEPDGQTGVAHFLEHLAFKGTKRIGTTNYKEEKPLLDKLEQLDSQIRAAKSENRTEELEKLKKEFKTVEAQAGKLVKQNEMGQIVEQAGGVGLNANTSSEATRYFYSFPANKLELWMSLESERFLEPVFREFYKERDVILEERRMRVENSPVGLMVEKFTDVAFKVHPYRRPVIGYDEDIRNLSPANVREFFNKYYVPSNLTIAVVGDVNPNQVKRLAKIYFGRYPAKPKAQAKINPEPKQTSTREITVELPSQPWYLEGYHRPSITDPDNAVYDIISSLLSNGRTSRLYKSLIETQRVALVAEGISGFPGDKYPNLMLFYALTAPGHTVDKLAIALGQEITKLQTQLVSEKELERVKTQARAGLLRSLDSNMGMAQQLLEYEVKTGSWRNLFKQLDDITKVTPADIQRVAQSTFTAENRTIGKLLSQKS, from the coding sequence ATGACCCATTGGATTTTTACTTGTATGAGGCGTTTTCTGGTAATAACCCTAGCATTTTTCTTATTTTGTGGTAATTTTCCCATTCAAACAGCGATCGCCCTACAAGGTAATCAAAGTTCGATTAAGCCCTATTTAGACCGAGTTGTTAAGCAACTAACAGAGTTCACTTTAGATAATGGTTTAAAGTTTATTGTCTTGGAAAGACATCAAGCACCCGTGGTTTCTTTTCTGACTTATGCAAATGTTGGGGGGATAGATGAACCAGATGGACAAACAGGAGTAGCTCATTTTTTGGAACACTTAGCTTTTAAGGGAACTAAGCGTATTGGTACAACAAACTACAAAGAGGAGAAGCCCTTATTAGATAAATTAGAGCAATTAGATAGTCAAATTAGAGCTGCCAAGAGTGAAAATAGAACGGAAGAGCTAGAAAAGCTAAAAAAAGAGTTCAAAACCGTAGAAGCTCAAGCTGGGAAATTGGTGAAACAAAATGAAATGGGTCAAATAGTTGAACAAGCTGGAGGTGTGGGTTTAAATGCTAATACTTCTAGTGAAGCAACCCGTTACTTTTATAGTTTTCCCGCCAATAAATTGGAGCTGTGGATGTCTCTGGAATCAGAAAGATTTTTAGAACCGGTATTCCGAGAATTTTATAAAGAAAGGGATGTGATTTTAGAAGAAAGACGAATGCGGGTAGAAAATTCTCCCGTAGGGTTAATGGTTGAAAAATTCACCGATGTTGCTTTTAAAGTTCACCCTTACCGGAGACCTGTTATTGGTTATGATGAAGATATTCGTAACCTTTCTCCAGCTAATGTGAGGGAGTTTTTTAACAAGTATTATGTTCCCAGTAATTTAACCATTGCGGTGGTTGGTGATGTTAACCCTAATCAGGTTAAAAGATTGGCCAAAATTTATTTTGGTAGATATCCAGCTAAACCGAAAGCACAAGCTAAAATTAACCCCGAACCTAAACAAACCAGCACCAGAGAAATTACCGTAGAACTACCCTCACAACCTTGGTACTTGGAGGGCTATCATCGTCCTAGTATCACTGACCCCGATAACGCTGTTTACGATATTATCAGCAGTTTACTAAGTAATGGTAGGACTTCACGACTGTATAAATCTTTGATTGAAACCCAAAGAGTGGCTTTGGTGGCGGAAGGGATTAGTGGTTTTCCAGGAGACAAGTATCCTAATTTAATGTTATTTTATGCTCTGACAGCACCAGGTCATACAGTAGATAAATTGGCGATCGCCCTAGGTCAGGAAATTACCAAATTGCAAACCCAGCTCGTATCTGAGAAAGAATTAGAGCGAGTCAAAACACAAGCTAGAGCAGGTTTACTAAGGAGTTTAGATTCCAATATGGGTATGGCACAGCAACTATTGGAATATGAAGTGAAAACAGGTTCTTGGCGGAATTTATTCAAGCAATTGGATGACATTACAAAGGTTACCCCTGCGGATATTCAAAGAGTAGCACAATCAACCTTCACAGCGGAAAATCGCACAATTGGTAAATTACTTTCCCAAAAATCATAG
- a CDS encoding M16 family metallopeptidase → MVRSKKLKFSRNIFPKLGRTWQLFFAVVIALVLTLNFSRVATAAAKHYTDLQFNSLPGIKLPKYERFQLNNGLVVYLMEDHELPLVSGTTLIKTGSRWEAGDKVGLGDVVGSLMRIGGTNKHSPDELNEILEQRAASVETDINESTGTASFESLTEDLETVFGLFAEVLREPAFAPEKLELIKTQIKGSIARRNDDSDNIASREFRKLIYGQNSPYARTIEYATLDKIQREDVINFYRKYFHPNNIILGIVGDFNPKKMRSLIQTKLGDWQPNLNIAKTQLPPVQQANLSGLFFVNQPQLTQSSILMGHLGGKFNSPDYAALDVMNGVLNGFGGRLFNEVRSRQGLAYSVYGLWNPRFDYPGVFIAGGQTRSDATVQFIKSIQLEIERIQKQPVTAKELRYAKESTLNSFVFNFQDPGQTLSRLMRYEYYGYPADFLFRYQKAVTKTTAADVQRVAQKYLKPENLVTLVVGNQSAIQPPLTQLASKITPIDITIPGSQDTGSKIN, encoded by the coding sequence ATGGTCAGGAGTAAAAAATTGAAATTTTCACGTAATATTTTCCCCAAGTTGGGTAGAACTTGGCAATTATTTTTCGCGGTAGTAATTGCCTTAGTATTGACCTTGAATTTCTCAAGGGTAGCAACAGCAGCAGCGAAGCATTATACCGACTTACAATTCAATTCTTTACCGGGAATTAAACTGCCAAAGTATGAGCGATTCCAATTAAACAACGGTTTAGTCGTCTATTTAATGGAGGATCATGAATTACCCTTAGTTAGTGGAACAACTCTAATTAAGACTGGTAGTCGTTGGGAAGCAGGAGACAAAGTTGGTTTGGGTGACGTTGTAGGTTCACTAATGCGCATTGGAGGAACTAACAAACACTCCCCGGATGAACTAAATGAAATTTTGGAGCAAAGAGCAGCATCCGTAGAAACTGATATTAATGAAAGCACTGGAACTGCGAGTTTTGAAAGTTTAACTGAAGATTTAGAAACTGTGTTCGGGTTGTTTGCAGAAGTCTTACGAGAACCAGCTTTTGCTCCAGAAAAGTTGGAATTGATTAAAACTCAAATTAAGGGAAGTATTGCCCGTCGCAATGATGATTCTGACAATATTGCCAGTCGGGAGTTTCGCAAATTAATCTATGGTCAAAATAGTCCCTATGCACGCACTATAGAATATGCAACTCTGGATAAAATCCAGCGAGAAGATGTGATTAACTTCTATCGGAAATATTTCCATCCCAATAACATAATCCTGGGAATTGTGGGGGATTTTAACCCGAAAAAAATGCGCTCTCTGATTCAGACTAAACTGGGTGATTGGCAACCTAATCTCAACATTGCTAAAACTCAATTACCACCAGTGCAGCAAGCTAATTTAAGTGGGTTATTCTTTGTCAATCAACCACAACTGACACAGAGCAGCATTTTGATGGGACATTTGGGGGGAAAATTCAATAGTCCAGATTATGCAGCATTAGATGTGATGAATGGTGTGCTAAATGGGTTTGGAGGAAGACTATTTAATGAAGTGCGATCGCGCCAAGGTTTAGCCTACTCTGTATATGGTTTATGGAATCCCCGTTTTGATTATCCGGGTGTGTTTATTGCTGGTGGACAAACTCGTTCTGATGCTACCGTACAGTTTATAAAATCCATTCAATTAGAGATTGAGCGCATTCAAAAGCAACCAGTAACAGCGAAAGAATTAAGGTATGCTAAGGAGTCCACCCTAAATTCTTTTGTATTCAATTTTCAGGATCCAGGTCAAACCCTGTCACGGTTAATGCGTTATGAATATTATGGTTATCCTGCTGACTTTCTGTTTCGCTATCAAAAAGCGGTGACAAAAACCACAGCTGCAGATGTGCAAAGAGTGGCTCAGAAATATCTCAAACCAGAGAATTTAGTTACTTTAGTCGTAGGAAATCAAAGTGCCATTCAACCACCGTTAACCCAGTTAGCAAGTAAAATTACACCAATAGATATCACCATTCCCGGATCTCAAGACACAGGCTCAAAAATCAACTGA
- a CDS encoding T3SS effector HopA1 family protein: MQLLNSRKFQLTQLPEQLQDSLQDMVSHIQIESYYSIKHTRYKHSILPDSVTSQFERLPLEIQQQHLKLQLRNFIYNNYYNVNIKNKSSTDENIDSSKLNKQLENNSLFGVDLEFYDRLHNGNKGKGYWSHNWEIVKEETDGTLAVYKNGLTLHIDPNLHLSPTTQGLSAGKTISVKMPKNLVQNGFYMAVANAGTQNNQEITRIYFNIAAEGAATVMESVTEYLNDLDISFSFKALYNPGDYQRYDSAVLYFNKSQHQIVWPVLQKVYAENELYFQQQVPMFTKILAPGLGCAEEPEQKFGDQESFGTHRCQIIANGLIEAWLAGDHTPEYRISAIFKQFALQNIQLQHPYLNPHSQDIYTPFF; the protein is encoded by the coding sequence ATGCAATTATTAAATTCTCGCAAATTTCAGCTGACACAACTCCCTGAGCAGTTGCAAGATTCTCTGCAGGATATGGTTAGTCACATTCAAATTGAGTCTTATTACTCTATTAAGCATACACGCTACAAGCATTCAATTCTACCAGATTCTGTAACTTCTCAGTTTGAAAGGCTACCTTTAGAGATACAGCAGCAACATTTAAAATTACAATTGCGTAACTTTATATATAACAACTATTATAACGTTAACATAAAGAATAAATCAAGTACAGATGAGAACATAGACAGCAGTAAATTGAACAAACAGCTTGAAAACAATAGTTTGTTTGGGGTAGATCTAGAATTTTATGATCGTCTACACAATGGGAACAAAGGTAAAGGTTACTGGAGTCATAATTGGGAGATTGTCAAGGAAGAGACAGATGGTACCTTAGCAGTCTATAAGAACGGCTTAACACTGCACATTGACCCCAATTTACATTTATCACCAACAACTCAAGGTCTCAGTGCTGGAAAGACTATATCCGTTAAAATGCCGAAGAATTTGGTACAAAACGGCTTTTATATGGCCGTAGCTAATGCGGGAACTCAAAACAATCAGGAGATTACCCGCATCTACTTTAATATAGCAGCTGAAGGAGCAGCAACAGTGATGGAAAGTGTAACGGAATATCTTAATGATCTTGACATTTCATTCTCTTTTAAAGCATTATATAATCCCGGTGATTATCAACGTTACGATTCAGCTGTTCTCTATTTTAATAAAAGTCAACATCAGATAGTCTGGCCTGTTTTGCAAAAAGTCTATGCAGAAAATGAATTATACTTTCAGCAACAGGTTCCCATGTTCACTAAAATACTAGCACCTGGGTTAGGCTGTGCGGAAGAACCAGAGCAAAAATTTGGCGACCAAGAGAGCTTCGGTACTCACCGCTGTCAAATTATTGCTAATGGATTAATTGAAGCCTGGCTAGCGGGTGATCATACTCCAGAGTACCGCATAAGTGCTATCTTTAAACAGTTTGCATTACAAAACATCCAGTTACAACATCCTTATCTCAATCCCCATTCTCAGGATATTTATACTCCCTTTTTTTAA
- a CDS encoding DUF29 domain-containing protein, whose translation MTTLYEQDFALWSEKMADLIANGHFDKLDIINLVEEIRDLSKRERDRLLSSMRLILHHLLKWDYQPELRSRSWLVTVQRERSNIEDYLIDSPSLKKYMTDEFLNRIYQKARLDAIAETGMEIPVNCCYTLKDVTDRNLNIL comes from the coding sequence ATGACAACCTTGTATGAACAAGATTTTGCTCTCTGGTCAGAAAAGATGGCTGATCTAATTGCTAACGGGCATTTTGATAAGCTAGATATCATAAACTTAGTGGAAGAAATTAGAGACTTGTCGAAACGAGAACGAGATCGGTTATTAAGTAGTATGCGACTAATATTGCATCACTTACTCAAGTGGGACTATCAACCTGAATTGCGATCGCGAAGTTGGTTGGTGACTGTTCAAAGAGAAAGGAGCAATATTGAGGATTATTTAATCGATAGTCCGAGTCTTAAAAAATATATGACGGACGAGTTTTTAAATAGGATTTACCAAAAAGCTCGTTTGGATGCGATCGCTGAAACAGGTATGGAGATACCAGTTAATTGCTGTTACACTCTCAAGGATGTTACTGACAGGAACCTGAATATATTATAA
- a CDS encoding TetR/AcrR family transcriptional regulator, which translates to MPVFHYSSPSEAQTRSRIVIAALRLFASRGFDSTTTRDLAHAAGVAEGTLFRHFANKKAILVEVATNGWVEILTDLLTELSEMGSYKAIAQVMRRRMWNMQKNVDLMRVCFMEVQFHPDLQNRIQTEVIDKMTSVAEAFFQTAMDRGIYRQMDAKLVAKVFLGMFAIAGFSDHTLIEPNASPQEMQQMAEGLADIFLNGVLVKESTIQ; encoded by the coding sequence ATGCCAGTTTTTCATTATTCCTCCCCTTCAGAAGCTCAAACCCGTAGCCGCATTGTTATAGCAGCATTGCGTTTATTTGCTTCCAGGGGATTTGATAGCACTACTACCCGTGATTTAGCCCACGCTGCAGGAGTTGCTGAGGGTACACTCTTTCGTCATTTTGCCAATAAAAAGGCAATTCTGGTAGAGGTAGCAACCAATGGTTGGGTAGAAATTCTCACGGACCTACTGACAGAATTGAGTGAAATGGGTAGTTATAAAGCCATAGCTCAGGTTATGCGTCGCAGAATGTGGAACATGCAAAAGAATGTTGATTTGATGCGAGTTTGTTTCATGGAGGTGCAGTTTCATCCAGATTTGCAGAATCGCATCCAAACTGAGGTGATTGATAAAATGACCAGTGTTGCAGAAGCATTTTTCCAAACCGCCATGGATAGGGGTATCTATCGCCAAATGGATGCTAAATTGGTTGCTAAAGTATTTTTAGGAATGTTCGCGATCGCAGGTTTTTCTGATCACACTCTAATTGAACCAAATGCATCTCCCCAGGAAATGCAACAAATGGCCGAAGGTTTAGCAGATATATTCTTAAATGGAGTTTTGGTGAAGGAATCCACAATTCAATAA
- a CDS encoding phosphotransferase family protein — MPFVLSSENVFSYLISQRICTQEEQSASKIDLKSAKNFNLLLTLPDNRQLLVKQERINREGKTSGEFIDEWQVHNFFQTFSAVNHLRSSLSEAIHFDQANSILVFNYLREYRDIGEFYARENLFPMTIARSLGEILASIHQLTLDRPEYENFFQNSQITRKHKNSHVHEGIPRITPELFGQLTADDLKFFSLYQRYDNLGKAISQLGQSYHACCLTHNDLKLNNILLSLNWESTISQSSGNIRGEKIIRLIDWERGNWGDPASDLGSIIASYLQIWLYSMVTSRTIPIEESLRLAAIPLHLIQPSIAELVGGYLTTFPEILERRPNFLQLVVQFTGFSLITSIQAKLQHEKTFGNSGIAILQLAKTLLCRPQTSLSTIFGEDIRFEI, encoded by the coding sequence ATGCCATTTGTTTTAAGTTCTGAAAACGTTTTTTCTTACCTGATTTCTCAAAGAATTTGCACTCAAGAAGAGCAATCAGCAAGCAAGATTGATCTCAAATCTGCTAAAAATTTTAATCTATTACTTACTTTACCCGATAACCGTCAATTATTGGTGAAACAAGAACGTATTAATCGAGAGGGTAAAACCAGCGGTGAGTTTATAGATGAATGGCAAGTTCATAATTTTTTTCAGACATTTTCAGCAGTAAATCATCTTCGTTCATCCCTATCAGAAGCAATACATTTTGATCAGGCAAATTCCATCCTTGTCTTCAACTATCTCAGAGAATATCGGGATATAGGTGAGTTTTATGCCCGAGAAAATTTATTTCCCATGACAATTGCTCGCTCCCTAGGGGAAATATTGGCATCAATTCATCAGTTGACTTTAGATCGTCCAGAATATGAAAATTTCTTTCAAAATTCTCAGATCACCAGAAAACATAAAAATTCTCACGTACATGAGGGAATCCCTAGAATTACACCGGAACTATTTGGTCAACTGACTGCAGATGATTTAAAATTCTTTTCCCTGTATCAACGTTATGACAATTTGGGGAAAGCAATTTCCCAATTGGGTCAATCCTATCATGCTTGTTGTTTGACCCATAATGACCTAAAACTCAATAATATTCTCCTGTCTTTAAATTGGGAATCTACAATAAGTCAATCATCCGGTAATATCCGGGGGGAAAAAATAATTCGCCTCATTGACTGGGAGCGTGGTAATTGGGGAGATCCAGCAAGTGATTTAGGTTCCATAATTGCCAGTTATTTACAAATTTGGCTATATAGTATGGTAACCAGTCGAACTATACCAATTGAAGAATCACTACGATTAGCAGCTATTCCTTTGCACTTGATACAACCTTCTATAGCAGAACTAGTAGGTGGTTATTTAACTACCTTTCCAGAGATTTTAGAGCGTCGACCTAATTTTTTGCAATTAGTTGTACAGTTTACTGGCTTTTCATTAATTACCTCCATTCAAGCTAAACTGCAACACGAAAAGACCTTTGGTAATTCTGGTATTGCTATTCTTCAGTTAGCCAAAACTCTCTTGTGTCGTCCCCAAACATCCCTCAGCACAATCTTTGGGGAGGATATTAGATTTGAGATCTAA
- a CDS encoding alkaline phosphatase: MAFSYPQTVLATGNGINVILMIGDGMGWNMTRAAAVARGGAFYTAGKGSGLSMQTLTGYGLVTTFGTTIQRGNGTKSTGNSALDGSNPVTGASQVIEGFSFNSSPLNPGNRSDGNSTNPGNVVGYDISQGGPTPWIPLTPARPSSYNKEYIKYSYPDSANTATTLYTGVKSYNNAMGVDIYEKKLTTILEIAKQQGKSTGLVTSVPVSHATPGAAASFVNRRNKYDSTYDPKKTNQDSILQQTLLDFQPNVLLGGGHPLDLSNSTATGYVCKYTYITGDTYKNLSGKTEISDTVACAVNHLTKPNLKNRYGYTFLERGPNASEILAQTAANTNPNNGDKLFGLYGARGQDGNIPVSSSKGDYSLTGLGQFGLYSSVVKTGTTSSCASGKIITASTNECIPVIDKSGNPTTANSANTDTVRPLAPGETNASFIAREINENPTLEEMTKAALTVLGKDRDGFWLMVEGGDIDWAAHDNNMDNLIGTVNDFDKAVQSVVDWINTNGGWKKNLLIVTADHDHYLTLNDDFPQKLTPQDGKMARGLKYNAKDITFIKHNPRDAGHFWGSDPTQKYLWGNHTRRPVPVYYQGAYSGNLTIYAGQNVKFTDSTGSTYTIPGGRGLVDQTHIFQTMKRAITSSNP; encoded by the coding sequence GTGGCTTTTAGTTATCCTCAAACTGTCTTAGCCACTGGTAATGGCATTAACGTCATTCTCATGATTGGTGATGGCATGGGTTGGAATATGACCCGTGCTGCTGCAGTAGCTAGAGGTGGGGCTTTTTATACTGCAGGCAAAGGATCTGGTTTAAGTATGCAAACTTTAACCGGATATGGACTAGTAACCACTTTTGGTACTACCATTCAGAGGGGTAATGGAACTAAATCTACTGGAAACTCTGCCCTGGACGGTAGTAATCCAGTCACAGGAGCTAGTCAGGTAATTGAGGGCTTTTCATTTAATTCCTCCCCACTTAATCCTGGTAATCGCTCCGATGGCAACAGTACAAACCCTGGCAATGTTGTTGGATACGACATATCTCAAGGGGGACCTACTCCCTGGATCCCTCTGACTCCTGCTCGTCCTAGTAGTTACAATAAGGAGTACATTAAATATAGCTATCCTGATTCCGCTAACACGGCTACAACCTTATATACAGGCGTAAAGAGTTATAATAACGCCATGGGTGTGGATATTTATGAGAAGAAACTAACCACCATTCTGGAAATTGCTAAACAGCAAGGTAAGTCCACAGGTTTAGTAACCTCAGTACCTGTGAGCCATGCGACTCCTGGAGCAGCAGCTTCCTTTGTTAATCGTCGCAACAAATATGACAGTACTTATGACCCCAAAAAGACCAACCAGGATAGCATATTGCAACAAACACTGTTAGATTTTCAACCCAATGTTTTGTTGGGTGGTGGACACCCTCTGGATTTATCCAATTCTACAGCTACTGGATACGTATGTAAATATACTTATATTACTGGAGATACTTATAAGAATTTAAGTGGCAAAACAGAAATCTCCGACACAGTTGCTTGTGCAGTTAATCACCTTACCAAACCTAACCTCAAGAATCGCTATGGTTATACTTTTTTGGAACGAGGTCCCAATGCCAGTGAAATCCTAGCACAGACTGCTGCAAATACTAATCCAAACAATGGTGATAAACTGTTTGGTCTGTATGGGGCCCGTGGTCAAGATGGTAATATACCTGTCAGTTCTTCTAAGGGAGATTATAGTCTCACAGGGTTAGGACAGTTTGGTTTGTATAGCTCGGTGGTGAAAACTGGAACTACTTCTAGTTGCGCTTCCGGGAAAATAATTACTGCTTCTACCAATGAATGTATACCAGTAATTGATAAATCGGGGAACCCTACCACTGCTAACTCAGCTAATACAGATACTGTTCGTCCTTTGGCTCCTGGTGAAACCAATGCTTCCTTTATTGCTAGAGAAATCAACGAAAATCCCACCTTAGAGGAAATGACCAAAGCAGCTCTAACTGTCCTTGGTAAAGATAGGGATGGTTTCTGGCTAATGGTAGAGGGTGGTGATATTGACTGGGCAGCTCATGACAATAATATGGATAATTTAATTGGTACAGTCAATGACTTTGACAAAGCCGTTCAAAGTGTGGTTGATTGGATTAACACTAATGGTGGATGGAAGAAAAATTTGCTGATTGTGACTGCTGACCATGACCACTATCTGACACTAAACGATGATTTTCCCCAGAAATTAACTCCCCAAGATGGAAAAATGGCTAGGGGATTGAAATATAATGCCAAGGATATTACCTTTATCAAGCACAACCCCAGAGATGCTGGTCATTTTTGGGGGTCAGATCCCACCCAAAAGTATCTGTGGGGCAATCATACTAGAAGACCTGTACCTGTTTATTATCAGGGAGCTTATTCTGGTAATTTAACCATATATGCAGGACAGAACGTAAAATTTACAGACAGTACTGGGTCTACCTATACTATACCAGGTGGACGTGGTTTAGTGGATCAAACCCACATATTTCAAACCATGAAAAGAGCCATAACGAGTTCTAATCCTTAA
- the psbA gene encoding photosystem II q(b) protein, which yields MTTTIQQRQSANVWDRFCEFITSTNNRLYIGWFGVLMIPTLLAATTCFIIAFIAAPPVDIDGIREPVAGSLMYGNNIISGAVVPSSNAIGLHFYPIWEAASLDEWLYNGGPYQLVIFHFLIGVACYLGREWELSFRLGMRPWICVAFSAPLAAATAVFLIYPIGQGSFSDGMPLGISGTFNFMIVFQAEHNILMHPFHMLGVAGVFGGSLFSAMHGSLVTSSLVRETTETESQNYGYKFGQEEETYNIVAAHGYFGRLIFQYASFNNSRSLHFFLAAWPVVGIWFTALGVSTMAFNLNGFNFNQSIIDSQGRVIGTWADVINRANLGMEVMHERNAHNFPLDLAAGEVAPVALTAPAING from the coding sequence ATGACCACCACCATTCAACAGCGCCAAAGCGCCAACGTATGGGATCGTTTCTGTGAATTTATCACCAGCACCAACAACCGCCTCTATATTGGCTGGTTCGGCGTGTTAATGATCCCCACCCTACTTGCAGCTACCACTTGCTTCATCATTGCTTTCATTGCTGCTCCCCCCGTTGACATCGACGGTATTCGTGAACCCGTAGCTGGTTCCTTAATGTACGGTAACAACATTATCTCCGGTGCTGTTGTTCCCTCCTCCAACGCTATTGGCTTGCACTTCTACCCAATTTGGGAAGCTGCATCCTTAGATGAATGGTTATACAACGGTGGTCCTTACCAACTAGTAATTTTCCACTTCTTGATTGGTGTAGCCTGCTACCTAGGTCGTGAATGGGAACTATCCTTCCGTTTAGGCATGCGCCCTTGGATTTGCGTAGCTTTCTCCGCCCCCTTGGCAGCAGCTACCGCAGTATTCCTAATCTACCCCATCGGACAAGGTTCCTTCTCTGATGGTATGCCTTTAGGTATCTCTGGAACCTTCAACTTCATGATAGTGTTCCAAGCAGAGCATAACATCCTCATGCACCCCTTCCACATGCTAGGAGTAGCAGGTGTATTCGGTGGTAGCTTGTTCAGCGCCATGCACGGTTCCTTAGTAACATCTTCCTTAGTAAGAGAAACAACCGAAACCGAGTCTCAGAACTATGGTTACAAGTTCGGACAAGAGGAAGAAACCTACAACATCGTAGCAGCACACGGTTACTTCGGACGCTTGATATTCCAATATGCTTCATTTAACAACAGCCGTTCACTACACTTCTTCTTGGCAGCATGGCCAGTAGTAGGAATATGGTTTACAGCACTGGGTGTAAGCACCATGGCATTCAACCTGAACGGATTCAACTTCAACCAATCAATCATTGATTCTCAAGGTCGTGTAATAGGTACATGGGCTGACGTAATCAACCGCGCTAACCTAGGTATGGAAGTAATGCACGAGCGCAATGCGCACAACTTCCCCCTAGACCTAGCTGCTGGTGAAGTAGCTCCTGTAGCATTAACCGCCCCCGCAATCAACGGTTAA
- a CDS encoding YraN family protein encodes MDQFRIFMEETRKMVAETNKNMGSITSRWGEFVENLVRPAAARLFKEQGINVHYTSLQVKAHDYKGSIEIDIWAENDGEIVAIEVKSHLPLVSQTRH; translated from the coding sequence ATGGACCAATTCCGTATATTTATGGAAGAAACCAGGAAGATGGTGGCTGAAACTAATAAAAATATGGGATCCATCACTAGCAGATGGGGTGAGTTTGTAGAAAACTTAGTTAGACCTGCTGCGGCGCGATTATTTAAGGAGCAGGGTATTAATGTACACTATACCTCTCTTCAGGTAAAAGCTCATGATTATAAAGGTTCCATAGAAATTGATATTTGGGCAGAAAATGATGGTGAAATTGTAGCCATTGAAGTTAAGTCTCACTTACCTCTGGTATCCCAAACTAGACACTAA